A genomic window from Polaribacter gangjinensis includes:
- a CDS encoding FecR family protein, protein MIQELVFKYLQNEASEEEVVQVLNWIEKSEENKLAFIELKKMWLFITPNSDAKNLFDWNQLKNQFPTQRRKFYSRKWGYVASIAVILASLSYFFTKTNSTDTKINDNLENVIVLEKSSGSKEYISDKTNKIIKDEAGNVIAKQNDKELVYYKNEAIKTTVYNTIKVPFSKTFKITLSDGTVVHLNAGTTFTYPEQFVASENSRNVVLKGEAFFEVSKDKSKPFIVEANEVSIEVLGTTFNVSNYQEDDFINCVLTEGSVRLSEKINPENSVLLEPNTKATWQKGKKFFTKKSVKTTNYSSWTGGELIFDKETFSSIAKKIERYYNIKINNNYPFLASQEFTGTIKIKETAVENILELFKLDTPFNYTIENGIIEITKP, encoded by the coding sequence ATGATTCAAGAATTAGTTTTTAAATACTTACAAAACGAAGCTTCAGAAGAAGAAGTTGTTCAAGTGTTAAATTGGATTGAAAAATCAGAAGAAAACAAACTAGCTTTCATAGAATTGAAAAAAATGTGGTTGTTTATAACACCAAATTCCGATGCTAAAAACTTGTTTGATTGGAATCAACTAAAGAATCAATTTCCAACTCAACGTCGTAAATTTTATTCAAGAAAATGGGGATATGTTGCAAGTATTGCAGTTATATTGGCAAGTTTAAGCTACTTTTTTACAAAAACAAATTCAACAGATACAAAAATTAATGACAATTTAGAAAATGTAATTGTCTTAGAAAAAAGCTCTGGAAGTAAAGAATATATTTCTGACAAAACCAATAAAATTATCAAAGACGAAGCTGGAAATGTAATTGCAAAACAAAATGATAAAGAGCTGGTTTATTATAAAAATGAGGCTATCAAAACAACTGTTTACAATACCATAAAAGTTCCTTTTTCAAAAACTTTTAAAATAACGCTCTCAGATGGAACAGTAGTACATTTGAATGCAGGAACCACTTTTACATATCCTGAGCAGTTTGTTGCAAGTGAAAATTCACGTAATGTTGTTTTAAAAGGAGAAGCATTTTTTGAAGTTTCAAAAGATAAGTCAAAACCTTTTATTGTAGAAGCAAATGAGGTTTCTATTGAGGTTTTAGGAACCACATTTAACGTTAGTAATTATCAAGAGGATGATTTTATCAATTGTGTTTTAACAGAAGGTTCTGTTCGCTTATCTGAAAAAATAAATCCTGAAAATAGTGTTTTATTAGAACCAAATACCAAAGCAACTTGGCAAAAAGGAAAGAAATTTTTCACAAAAAAATCTGTAAAAACAACGAACTATAGCTCTTGGACTGGAGGAGAATTGATTTTTGACAAAGAAACATTTAGTAGTATTGCCAAAAAAATTGAACGTTATTACAATATAAAAATCAACAATAATTATCCGTTTTTAGCTTCACAAGAATTTACAGGAACCATAAAAATTAAAGAAACAGCGGTTGAAAATATTTTAGAGTTATTCAAATTAGATACTCCTTTTAATTATACCATAGAAAATGGAATTATTGAAATTACAAAACCATAA
- the gltX gene encoding glutamate--tRNA ligase, which produces MNSSVRVRFAPSPTGPLHIGGVRTALYNYLFAKKNNGTFILRIEDTDQTRYVPNAEKYIIDSLNWCKIPFDEGPGKNEKFGPYRQSERKEIYKKYAEILLENGWAYYAFDTAESLDFLRKEHEENGKTFIYNWHNRSKGNLINSLILSNEEVQKRIENGDDYVIRFKSPQDEILEMEDEIRGKISIDTNTLDDKVLFKSDGMPTYHLANIVDDHLMEITHVIRGEEWLPSMALHILLYRAFDWKAPKFAHLPLILKPIGKGKLSKRDGDQLGFPVFPLAYKNEETGDVSRGYKEDGYFEDGFINMLALLGWNPGTEQEIFSLSELVQAFDLNRVSKSGAKFNPDKTKWFNQQYMQQKSVVELANLYEPILKEKRIVAEKNKIEKIISLVKERAVFVADFWELSNFFFQAPTTFDEKAVAKNWKEDTNKLMEQLLIVISTIDDFSSQNTEIIIKDWITKNEIGFGKVMQPLRLSLVGEMKGPHLFDIMEIIGKQATIQRIETAIKKF; this is translated from the coding sequence ATGAATTCATCAGTACGCGTTCGTTTTGCACCAAGTCCAACAGGCCCTTTACACATTGGTGGAGTAAGAACTGCTTTATATAATTACCTTTTCGCAAAGAAAAATAATGGCACTTTTATTCTTAGAATTGAAGATACAGACCAAACTCGTTATGTGCCAAATGCAGAAAAATACATTATTGATTCGTTAAATTGGTGTAAAATTCCTTTTGATGAAGGTCCAGGAAAAAATGAAAAATTTGGACCTTACAGACAATCTGAACGCAAAGAAATCTATAAAAAATACGCTGAAATTCTTCTTGAAAATGGTTGGGCATATTATGCTTTTGACACTGCAGAATCTTTAGATTTTTTGAGAAAAGAACACGAAGAAAATGGCAAAACGTTTATTTATAATTGGCATAACAGAAGCAAAGGAAATTTAATTAATTCGTTGATTTTGAGCAATGAAGAAGTTCAAAAAAGAATCGAAAATGGTGATGATTATGTAATTCGTTTCAAATCTCCACAAGATGAAATCTTGGAAATGGAAGATGAAATCAGAGGAAAAATTAGCATTGATACCAATACTTTAGATGACAAAGTGTTGTTTAAATCTGATGGAATGCCAACGTATCATTTGGCAAATATTGTAGATGATCATTTAATGGAAATTACGCATGTAATTCGAGGTGAAGAATGGCTTCCTTCTATGGCTTTACACATTCTTCTATACAGAGCTTTTGATTGGAAAGCACCTAAATTTGCACATTTACCTTTGATTTTAAAACCAATTGGAAAAGGAAAATTAAGCAAACGTGATGGAGATCAATTAGGATTTCCTGTATTTCCATTGGCATATAAAAACGAAGAAACTGGAGACGTTTCTAGAGGCTACAAAGAAGATGGCTATTTTGAAGACGGATTTATAAATATGTTGGCTCTTTTAGGTTGGAATCCTGGAACTGAACAAGAAATTTTTTCTTTGTCAGAATTAGTACAAGCATTTGATTTAAATAGAGTTAGCAAATCTGGAGCGAAATTCAATCCTGATAAAACAAAATGGTTCAATCAACAATACATGCAGCAAAAATCTGTTGTGGAATTGGCAAATTTATACGAGCCAATTTTAAAAGAAAAAAGAATTGTTGCTGAAAAAAACAAAATTGAAAAAATAATTTCTTTAGTAAAAGAGCGTGCTGTTTTTGTAGCTGATTTTTGGGAATTATCAAACTTCTTTTTTCAAGCTCCTACAACTTTTGATGAAAAAGCAGTAGCAAAAAATTGGAAAGAAGACACCAACAAATTGATGGAACAATTATTGATTGTAATTTCAACAATCGATGATTTTTCATCGCAAAATACCGAAATAATAATCAAAGATTGGATTACTAAAAACGAAATTGGTTTTGGAAAAGTAATGCAACCTTTGCGTTTGAGTTTGGTTGGCGAAATGAAAGGACCACATTTGTTTGACATCATGGAAATCATTGGAAAACAAGCAACTATACAAAGAATTGAAACAGCAATTAAAAAATTTTAA
- a CDS encoding SPFH domain-containing protein, whose product MLPIPLIIVILIGLVIFASYFIVKQQTAAIIETFGKFTSIRHSGFHLKIPGVQRIAGRLSLKIQQLDVIIETKTLDDVFVKLKVSVQFKVIKDKVYDAFYKLDYPHDQITSYVFDVVRAEVPKMRLDDVFVKKDDIAIAVKSELNDAMMEYGYDIIKTLVTDIDPDAQVKAAMNRINAADREKTAAQYEGDAQRILIVERAKAEAESKRLQGQGIADQRREIARGLEESVEVLNRVGINSQEASALIVVTQHYDTLQSLGEQTNSNLILLPNSPQVGSNMLNDMVASFAASNQIGEAMKNTKKKE is encoded by the coding sequence ATGTTACCTATCCCATTAATTATTGTTATTCTTATTGGTCTTGTCATTTTTGCTTCTTACTTTATCGTAAAACAACAAACAGCTGCAATTATTGAAACTTTTGGAAAATTTACGAGCATTCGTCATTCTGGTTTTCATCTAAAAATTCCTGGAGTTCAAAGAATTGCAGGAAGATTAAGTTTAAAAATTCAGCAGTTAGACGTTATTATAGAAACCAAAACTCTGGATGATGTTTTCGTAAAATTAAAAGTTTCTGTTCAATTTAAAGTTATTAAAGACAAAGTGTATGATGCTTTTTATAAATTAGATTATCCTCATGATCAAATTACTTCGTATGTTTTTGACGTTGTAAGAGCTGAAGTTCCTAAAATGAGATTGGATGATGTTTTTGTTAAAAAAGACGATATTGCTATTGCTGTAAAATCAGAATTGAATGATGCTATGATGGAATATGGCTATGATATCATAAAAACATTAGTTACTGATATTGATCCTGATGCGCAAGTAAAAGCAGCTATGAACAGAATTAATGCTGCTGATAGAGAAAAAACAGCTGCACAATATGAAGGAGATGCGCAACGTATTTTAATTGTAGAAAGAGCCAAAGCTGAAGCTGAAAGCAAGCGTTTACAAGGACAAGGTATTGCTGATCAACGTAGAGAAATTGCTCGTGGATTAGAAGAATCTGTAGAAGTTTTAAATCGTGTTGGCATCAATAGTCAAGAAGCTTCTGCATTGATTGTTGTAACTCAACATTATGATACCTTGCAATCATTAGGAGAACAAACCAATAGTAATTTAATTTTGTTACCTAATTCGCCGCAAGTTGGCAGCAATATGTTGAATGACATGGTTGCAAGTTTTGCAGCAAGCAATCAAATTGGAGAAGCAATGAAAAACACAAAGAAAAAAGAATAA
- a CDS encoding DUF4175 family protein encodes MNEFTKITQKLHQFSLKFYTNELIRGSILFLSFGILYLFFTLFVEYFLWLQPISRTLLFWIFIFVELFLLTKFILFPFFKIVGLKKGISFEEASKIIGNHFPEVEDKLLNILQLQQQSNQSDLLLASIDQKSAALQPIPFAKAIDYSKNKKYLKYILIPIFIWFLSSISGTNGALTKSLERVVNYKTVYTPPAPFSFLLISKNLQVVQGNDVTIAFKIVGSLLPDEVKIVFNDQQYFMQQSGNATFLYTFSDVKENIEFNLEANGVKSNSYQIDVINAPIINNIFLDISYPNYIGKKNETIQNAGNISVPEGTKINWKVSTSNTDKITFIENKQKSSFLKTTLDNFQFSKTISKSFNYQISSSNKNLSDFENLQFSVNVISDEFPTISVVSNIDSISRGTAQFAGQISDDYGFKKLQLVYYDEANSQIKKMIDIPISADNIQTFFYQFPNGINLAEGKNYELFFQIFDNDGVNGSKKSTSKVFQYRQKSSDEIEEELLIEQKNTIQNLEKSVQTQKKEQKQLETLQQDLQQKKNANWNDQKKIENFIKRQEQYKEMMQRQTDKLQENLDEKKEQNQSLQDKKEALKERIQELKNSEKQQKLLDEIQKMAEKLNKEDLVEKAKELAQQNKQQQRSLEKTLELVKRFYVEQKTMQIASKVEELSKKQEAIAKDSTNVNSKQKEIKKDFQEIEKELEEVKKDNEKLKDPMELPDVDDESDKINEELKNAEENLDKKESSKAKKNQQKSAQKMKEMSSKMQKSLMEMQGESMEENMDDLRKILENLVIFSLEQENLMKKFNQISTSHPDFGTALKMQNEIKKYFEHIDDSLYVLSMRVPTISTKIQNDLSTAHYNLDQSLDNFAENRFSQGISNQRYVMTATNNLSDYLSNVLNNMKQNMSMQMKQGKGKSSDFSLPDLIKKQEGLSKKMEDGMKKGDEKGKGNESGDEKGDQKNGQKNGQGEGNKNDDLNGELYKIFKQQTELRQQLQDAINENESDKPGGNNANKALKTMEELENEILEKGFNKEVLQKMQQLNYELLKLDKAALNQGKENNRKSNTNQIINERNNLKALEFKKQFYNQIEILNRQSLPLQQLYKNKVRTYFSEEKKQ; translated from the coding sequence ATGAATGAATTTACGAAAATAACACAAAAGCTACATCAGTTTTCTCTAAAATTCTATACCAATGAATTGATTAGAGGTAGTATTTTATTCCTTTCATTCGGAATTTTGTACTTGTTTTTTACACTTTTTGTTGAGTATTTTTTATGGCTACAACCAATTTCTAGAACCCTTTTATTTTGGATTTTTATTTTCGTTGAACTTTTTTTACTCACTAAATTTATTCTATTTCCATTTTTTAAAATCGTTGGTTTAAAAAAAGGAATTTCATTCGAAGAAGCATCAAAAATTATTGGAAACCATTTTCCAGAAGTAGAAGACAAGTTGCTTAATATTTTACAATTGCAGCAACAATCCAATCAATCAGATTTATTGTTGGCGAGTATTGATCAAAAATCGGCTGCTTTGCAACCCATTCCTTTTGCAAAAGCGATTGATTATTCAAAAAATAAAAAGTATTTAAAATACATTTTGATTCCAATTTTTATTTGGTTTTTAAGCTCAATTTCTGGAACAAATGGTGCACTTACTAAAAGTTTGGAGCGAGTTGTAAATTACAAAACCGTATATACACCTCCAGCTCCGTTTTCGTTTTTGTTGATTTCTAAAAACTTACAAGTTGTTCAAGGAAATGATGTAACAATCGCTTTTAAAATTGTGGGTTCTTTGCTTCCTGATGAAGTAAAAATTGTGTTCAATGACCAACAGTATTTTATGCAACAATCAGGAAATGCAACTTTTTTATACACTTTCTCTGATGTAAAAGAAAACATCGAATTTAATCTTGAAGCCAATGGAGTTAAATCTAATTCGTATCAAATTGACGTAATAAATGCTCCAATAATCAACAACATTTTTTTAGATATAAGCTATCCAAATTATATCGGAAAAAAGAATGAAACGATTCAAAATGCTGGAAATATTTCAGTTCCTGAAGGCACAAAAATCAATTGGAAAGTAAGCACTTCAAATACCGATAAAATTACTTTTATTGAAAATAAACAGAAATCTAGTTTTTTGAAAACAACTCTAGATAATTTTCAATTTTCGAAAACAATTTCAAAGTCCTTCAACTATCAAATTTCTTCATCAAACAAAAATTTATCAGATTTCGAAAACCTACAATTTTCTGTAAATGTTATTTCTGATGAATTTCCAACAATTTCAGTAGTTTCAAATATTGATAGTATTTCAAGAGGAACAGCTCAATTTGCTGGACAAATTTCTGATGATTATGGATTTAAAAAATTGCAATTGGTGTATTATGATGAAGCAAATTCACAAATCAAAAAAATGATTGATATTCCAATTTCTGCTGATAATATTCAAACTTTTTTTTACCAATTTCCAAATGGAATAAACTTAGCTGAAGGAAAAAATTATGAATTATTTTTTCAGATTTTTGATAATGATGGTGTAAATGGATCAAAAAAATCAACATCAAAAGTGTTTCAATATCGACAAAAATCATCTGATGAAATTGAAGAAGAATTGTTAATTGAACAAAAAAATACGATTCAGAATTTAGAAAAATCGGTTCAAACTCAAAAAAAAGAACAAAAGCAACTAGAAACTTTACAACAAGATTTGCAACAAAAAAAGAATGCCAATTGGAATGATCAAAAAAAGATTGAAAATTTCATCAAACGTCAAGAGCAATACAAAGAAATGATGCAACGTCAAACTGACAAATTGCAAGAAAATTTGGATGAAAAAAAGGAGCAAAATCAGTCTTTACAAGATAAAAAAGAAGCCTTAAAAGAACGTATCCAAGAATTGAAAAATTCAGAAAAGCAACAAAAATTGTTGGATGAAATTCAGAAAATGGCTGAAAAACTCAACAAAGAAGATTTGGTTGAAAAAGCCAAAGAATTGGCGCAACAAAACAAACAACAACAACGAAGTTTAGAAAAAACGTTGGAATTAGTGAAACGTTTTTATGTGGAGCAAAAAACTATGCAAATTGCATCAAAAGTTGAGGAACTTTCAAAAAAGCAAGAAGCTATTGCCAAAGATTCTACAAACGTAAATTCTAAGCAAAAAGAGATAAAAAAGGATTTTCAGGAAATTGAAAAAGAATTGGAAGAAGTAAAAAAGGACAATGAGAAATTAAAAGATCCAATGGAATTGCCAGATGTTGATGATGAAAGTGATAAAATCAATGAGGAATTAAAGAATGCTGAAGAAAATTTAGATAAAAAAGAATCTTCAAAAGCGAAAAAAAATCAGCAAAAAAGTGCTCAAAAAATGAAAGAAATGAGTTCTAAAATGCAAAAATCTTTGATGGAAATGCAAGGAGAATCTATGGAAGAAAACATGGATGATTTGCGTAAAATTCTAGAAAACTTAGTAATTTTTTCATTGGAACAAGAAAATTTGATGAAAAAGTTCAATCAAATTTCTACTTCACATCCTGATTTTGGTACAGCCTTGAAAATGCAAAATGAAATAAAGAAATACTTTGAACATATTGATGATAGTTTGTATGTGCTTTCAATGAGAGTTCCAACGATTTCAACAAAAATTCAAAATGACTTATCAACTGCGCATTATAATTTAGATCAATCCTTAGATAATTTTGCTGAAAACAGATTTTCTCAAGGAATTTCGAACCAACGTTATGTAATGACTGCCACCAATAATCTGTCAGATTATTTAAGCAATGTGTTGAATAACATGAAGCAAAATATGTCTATGCAAATGAAGCAAGGAAAAGGAAAATCATCAGATTTTAGTTTGCCAGATTTGATTAAAAAGCAAGAAGGTTTGTCAAAAAAGATGGAAGATGGAATGAAAAAGGGAGATGAGAAGGGTAAGGGAAATGAATCTGGAGATGAAAAGGGAGATCAAAAAAATGGACAGAAAAACGGTCAAGGAGAAGGAAATAAAAATGATGATTTAAATGGTGAATTGTATAAAATATTTAAACAACAAACCGAATTAAGACAACAATTGCAAGATGCAATCAATGAAAATGAATCTGATAAACCTGGTGGAAATAATGCTAACAAAGCTTTAAAAACGATGGAAGAATTAGAAAATGAAATTCTTGAAAAAGGTTTTAATAAAGAGGTTTTGCAAAAAATGCAACAACTAAACTATGAATTATTGAAGTTAGATAAAGCAGCGTTAAATCAAGGAAAAGAGAATAATAGAAAGTCAAACACCAACCAAATTATTAATGAGCGTAATAATTTGAAAGCGTTAGAATTTAAAAAGCAGTTTTACAATCAGATAGAAATATTAAATCGACAATCATTACCTTTGCAGCAATTATACAAAAATAAAGTGCGAACGTATTTTTCTGAAGAAAAAAAACAATAA
- the rnr gene encoding ribonuclease R — protein MSRKKKIFKKKGNIIKDLTKNIFKILKEDATKQFNYKQIAAKLQVSDTEGKNQIIQKLAELTAAKKLKEVDRGKYQVNEERKYSVGKLDITSNGNGYFITDDYEDDIFVPNVNLGKGLHNDLVKAYVYKKRRSNKLEADVVEVLERAKTQFVGVLQKSKNFGFVIPDNNKMYADIFISENKMNGAEHGDKVQATILDWPENSKNPFGKITAVLGKPGDQNTEMHSILVEYDLPYEFPKEVEEEASHLPIEITKEEISKRKDLRETLTFTIDPKDAKDFDDALSFKKLENGNYEIGIHIADVSHYLQPKTILDDEAYERATSVYLVDRVVPMLPEILSNGVCSLRPEEEKLTFSAIFELNENAELINQWFGRTVTYSDKRFAYEEAQAIIETKTNIVPANVSLTGQDYTVDEAIVEAILKMDELAKILRKRRMNQGAISFDRVEVKFNLDEDANPTSVYFKEAKDANKLIEEFMLLANRKVAEFIGQKNKKPSGKTFVYRVHDEPDTEKLASLQNIISKFGYKINTDTRESTSATLNQLLADVHGKAESNMIETLAIRSMSKAVYTTQNIGHYGLAFEYYSHFTSPIRRYPDVMTHRLLQHYLDGESSPKVELYEEKCKHSSKREELASKAERDSIKYMQVKYMQNHKDEIFEGVITGVTEWGIYVEITKNKCEGMVRIRDIKSDYYLFDEKQYAIVGQSTKQLYQLGDDVKVQVKKTDLERKHLDFNLIED, from the coding sequence ATGTCAAGAAAGAAAAAAATATTTAAAAAGAAAGGCAATATCATCAAAGATTTAACTAAAAATATCTTCAAAATTTTAAAAGAAGATGCAACAAAACAGTTTAATTATAAACAAATTGCAGCGAAACTTCAGGTTTCTGATACTGAAGGTAAAAATCAAATTATTCAAAAATTAGCTGAATTAACTGCTGCTAAAAAATTAAAAGAAGTTGATAGAGGAAAATATCAAGTAAATGAAGAACGCAAATATTCTGTTGGGAAATTAGACATTACTTCTAATGGAAATGGCTATTTTATAACAGATGATTATGAAGATGATATTTTTGTTCCAAATGTAAATCTTGGCAAAGGATTGCACAACGATTTGGTAAAAGCCTATGTGTATAAAAAACGCAGAAGTAATAAGCTTGAAGCGGATGTTGTAGAGGTTTTAGAAAGAGCAAAAACGCAGTTTGTTGGGGTGTTGCAAAAGAGTAAAAACTTTGGATTTGTAATTCCTGATAACAACAAAATGTATGCAGATATTTTTATATCTGAAAACAAAATGAATGGCGCTGAACACGGAGATAAAGTGCAAGCAACCATTTTAGATTGGCCAGAAAACTCAAAAAATCCTTTTGGAAAAATCACCGCTGTTTTAGGAAAACCAGGAGATCAAAACACTGAAATGCACTCAATTTTAGTAGAATATGATTTGCCTTACGAATTTCCAAAAGAGGTAGAAGAAGAGGCATCACATCTTCCTATTGAAATTACCAAAGAAGAAATATCCAAAAGAAAAGACCTCAGAGAAACACTTACTTTTACCATTGATCCAAAAGACGCCAAAGATTTTGATGATGCATTATCTTTCAAAAAACTTGAAAATGGCAATTATGAAATTGGAATTCACATTGCAGATGTCTCTCATTATTTACAACCAAAAACTATTTTAGATGATGAAGCTTACGAACGCGCAACATCAGTATATTTAGTAGATAGAGTAGTGCCTATGTTGCCAGAAATATTGAGTAATGGTGTGTGTTCTTTACGTCCTGAAGAAGAAAAATTAACTTTTTCTGCCATTTTTGAATTGAACGAAAACGCAGAATTGATCAACCAATGGTTTGGGAGAACAGTTACTTATTCTGACAAACGTTTTGCGTACGAAGAAGCACAAGCAATTATTGAAACCAAAACAAACATAGTTCCTGCGAACGTTTCTTTAACTGGTCAAGATTACACAGTTGATGAAGCTATTGTTGAAGCCATTTTAAAAATGGATGAATTGGCAAAAATTCTCAGAAAACGTAGAATGAATCAAGGAGCAATTTCGTTTGATAGAGTAGAAGTGAAGTTCAATTTAGATGAAGATGCTAATCCAACAAGTGTGTATTTTAAAGAAGCAAAAGATGCTAATAAATTGATTGAAGAATTCATGTTACTAGCCAACAGAAAAGTGGCAGAATTTATTGGTCAAAAAAACAAAAAACCTTCAGGAAAAACATTTGTGTACAGAGTTCATGACGAACCTGATACCGAAAAATTAGCTTCTTTGCAGAATATCATCAGTAAATTTGGTTACAAAATCAATACGGATACAAGAGAATCTACTTCAGCAACATTGAATCAATTATTGGCTGATGTTCATGGAAAAGCAGAATCAAACATGATTGAAACTTTGGCAATTCGCTCTATGAGTAAAGCTGTTTATACAACACAAAACATTGGCCATTATGGTTTAGCGTTTGAATATTATAGCCATTTTACATCGCCAATTAGACGTTATCCTGATGTAATGACTCACAGATTATTGCAACATTATTTAGATGGAGAAAGCTCTCCAAAAGTTGAATTGTATGAAGAAAAATGCAAACACTCTTCTAAAAGAGAAGAATTGGCATCAAAAGCAGAGCGTGATTCTATCAAATACATGCAAGTAAAATACATGCAAAATCATAAAGACGAAATTTTTGAAGGAGTAATCACAGGTGTTACAGAATGGGGAATTTATGTAGAAATTACCAAAAATAAATGTGAAGGAATGGTTCGTATTCGCGATATTAAAAGCGATTATTATTTGTTTGATGAAAAGCAATATGCTATTGTTGGGCAATCAACCAAACAATTGTATCAATTAGGAGATGATGTAAAAGTGCAGGTTAAAAAAACCGATTTAGAACGTAAACATTTAGATTTTAATTTGATTGAAGATTAA
- the tatA gene encoding twin-arginine translocase TatA/TatE family subunit: MNNLLMHFGFVGGTQVVIILVVVLLLFGGKKIPELMKGLGNGIKEFKNATKEDSSDKLGDKK; the protein is encoded by the coding sequence ATGAACAACTTATTAATGCATTTCGGTTTTGTTGGTGGCACTCAAGTAGTTATTATTTTGGTAGTTGTGTTGCTTTTATTTGGTGGAAAAAAGATTCCAGAATTGATGAAAGGACTTGGAAACGGAATCAAAGAATTTAAAAACGCTACAAAAGAAGATTCTTCTGATAAATTAGGTGATAAAAAGTAA
- a CDS encoding head GIN domain-containing protein: MKIPAFILLFIFSYTLVAQTTITKNLGDFSILKVYNGIEVELVKSSDQKIEISGEKSESVSIKNIDNTLKISLPFSLNPDKNLTKREVLVTIYYNKNIDVIDANEASTITAKEIRQDKLEVNAQEKAFINMVVAVKHLEVRVSSGGVIKLTGTTKNQHVDVDLYGIYNGFNLECSSNSVVKSGTGAKAEIFAGESLNAKVTFGGSIFYKGDPEIVKDKKVIGGIIQKRN; this comes from the coding sequence ATGAAAATACCAGCATTTATACTCTTATTTATTTTTAGTTATACACTTGTTGCTCAAACAACGATCACTAAAAACCTAGGAGATTTTTCAATCTTAAAAGTTTACAACGGAATTGAAGTAGAATTGGTAAAATCATCAGATCAAAAAATTGAAATTTCAGGAGAAAAATCAGAAAGTGTTAGTATTAAAAACATAGACAATACCTTAAAGATTTCATTGCCTTTTTCATTAAATCCTGATAAAAATCTCACTAAAAGAGAAGTTTTAGTTACTATTTATTACAATAAAAACATTGATGTTATTGATGCAAATGAAGCTTCAACAATTACAGCAAAAGAAATTCGACAAGATAAATTAGAAGTAAATGCTCAAGAAAAAGCGTTTATAAACATGGTTGTTGCAGTAAAACATTTAGAAGTGAGAGTGTCATCAGGAGGAGTTATTAAACTTACAGGAACTACAAAAAACCAACATGTAGATGTAGATTTATACGGAATTTATAATGGTTTTAATTTAGAATGTAGCTCAAATTCTGTTGTAAAATCAGGAACTGGAGCAAAAGCCGAAATTTTTGCTGGCGAATCTTTAAACGCAAAAGTCACTTTTGGAGGTTCTATTTTTTACAAAGGAGACCCTGAAATTGTAAAAGATAAAAAAGTAATAGGAGGAATTATTCAAAAAAGAAATTAA
- a CDS encoding PLDc N-terminal domain-containing protein: protein METLIPDFSYSLVFWNAILLISIVFWIYALLNLLKSKLEKDDKIIWLLVILFIPIIGSLYYVFIGKKEI from the coding sequence ATGGAAACTCTTATTCCCGATTTTTCTTACAGTTTAGTATTTTGGAATGCCATTTTGCTTATTTCAATAGTATTTTGGATTTACGCGCTACTCAACTTACTAAAAAGTAAACTTGAAAAAGATGATAAAATTATTTGGCTTTTAGTGATTTTATTTATCCCAATAATTGGTTCGTTATATTACGTTTTCATTGGTAAAAAAGAAATTTAA
- a CDS encoding RNA polymerase sigma-70 factor has product MKDIQNEDFLKFLLFKEGNEAAFEYFFYKFHHHIVGFCVQFIHEENDAKGIAQEAFLHLWNQKEQIETVNGISSFLYTYAKSKCLNIIRHRKVKAKYVDKTINEKEENLHQEVLQSLQFDSLTFAELETLIFKSIEELPEKTKEIFKSKRFEKKKNQEIATEMNISIKTVEAHFSSAIKVLKQKLADYLPYLLFLLHFF; this is encoded by the coding sequence ATGAAAGATATTCAAAATGAAGATTTTTTAAAATTTCTTCTCTTTAAAGAAGGGAATGAAGCTGCTTTTGAGTATTTTTTTTATAAGTTTCACCATCATATTGTCGGTTTTTGTGTGCAATTCATACACGAAGAAAATGACGCAAAAGGAATTGCACAAGAAGCTTTTTTACATCTTTGGAATCAAAAAGAACAAATTGAAACTGTCAACGGAATTTCATCTTTTTTATATACGTACGCAAAATCTAAGTGTTTAAATATCATCAGACACAGAAAAGTAAAAGCAAAATACGTTGATAAAACGATCAACGAAAAAGAAGAAAATTTACATCAAGAAGTATTGCAATCTTTGCAATTCGACTCATTAACATTTGCTGAATTAGAAACTCTTATTTTTAAATCTATTGAAGAATTGCCCGAAAAAACCAAAGAAATTTTCAAAAGCAAACGATTTGAAAAAAAGAAAAATCAAGAAATTGCAACTGAAATGAATATTTCTATAAAAACTGTTGAAGCGCATTTTTCGAGTGCTATAAAGGTTTTAAAGCAAAAACTTGCGGATTATTTACCATATTTACTGTTTTTATTACATTTTTTTTAA